CTAATGCAATATGAAAAAACAAATAATAGTAAACAAACTAACAACCAGCAATAAGATTAAACATTACATCAGCTATGCTAGAATAGTAGCGCTTCTATTTCAGTTTTGGTCGGCACCAGCAGCGAAAAGTTTAGAGATGATGGGCGATGCTTTTCCTTAAGCTTTTCCGGGTTGAGTGTTGGGTCAAACTGCTCTAACGGGTATAAGGTTGATGCTTctgttcattttttatttagataGGCTCTAGTACCTTGGACTATGTTTGGTTCTTCATAAATTAATATTGTAATCTATTAGTACTCTAATCTTTTAGACATGTTGACATTTTAATGGATCCATATCtttctgataaaaaaatttctcttaaaaagaaaattccaaCTAAACGTGAAAAAAGAACGATTAAGtttttaagaaatataaaatatataaaaagtaattGTGATATTCAGCCATTTGATGCGGGAAAACATCCCACGTTGGCAAATTATCAATTCAATTGGTAATATATAAATGTTGGCTTAATACTATTAAATGaattgggttaaccattttggaccaGGTGGAAAGTAGGTTTAAAAGTTATTTCGGTCAATTTGGGTCGGcatgtttcaattggtatcaaaaCCACTTTGGGTCTCATGtaagacgaggtggagccgcctGACGTACTAACGAACCACAATATCCAAGGGTTCAGTCCTAGTTTAGTAATTGAATTCTATTTAatattcagttgcgacgagaatattataaatttagttgGAAAGAGTGTAATATTCAGCTGCTTAACATGGAAAAACTTCCCACATCGGCAAATTACCAATTCAATTGGTAATATATAAATgttgatttaataaataatttgagttaactattttaaattgaatcaaataaaaaataaatttaaaaattatttaaatcagttTGGACTGAACTGTTACACTAATTTAGTTCATAAAAGTTTTGTAATGTATTCATTTAAGTTCCCGTCTTTTCTTTGTCATGGAGTCTGCAACGACGTCGTTCCTTGATGTTTCCGCTGGTTTTGTTGTCTTCTTGTATATATAGGGAAGGCTCAGTTGCTGCACGCCTCCTAATTCCTTTTTGCTGACAATGCATTTgctcgtcttcttcttcttccttcagcTTCTTCCATTAGCTATTTCAGTTCATTTCAATATACCTCGCTTCGGTCCTGAGTTAAGCAACCTCCTTTATCATGGCGATGCAAAGCCTTCATCTGGTGGTATCGTTGAATTAATCAGCAATTACGACTACACATGCCGAGTTGGTTGGGCCATCTATGCCGAAAGGATCATGCTTTGGGACTCCACCACAGGAAAGCTTTCAGATTTCACTTCCCATTTCTCTTTCAACATTGACACTCGAGGTCTTTCTCGATACGGCCATGGGCTAGCGTTCTTCCTTGGTCCGGTTGGATTTGAAATCCCACCCAATTCCGCTGGTGGCTTTATGGGCTTGTTTAACACCTCAACTATGGATTCGCCTCAGAGCCAAATCGTTATGGTGGAGTTCGATTCATTTCCGAATCCTGAATGGGATCCCAAGCCTCTGGTTGAGCATGTGGGGATCAACAACAACTCTCTGATTTCAGCTGTGCATACTCCCTGGAATGCTAGCTTTCACAGTGGAGATACCGCCGATGTATGGGTTACTTACAATGCTAATACTAAAAATCTGAGTGTGTTTTGGACTTACAAGAGAACCTCCAATGCTCAAGAGAATACTGGCTTGTTTTACATAATTGATCTGAAGGAGGTTTTGCCGGAATGGGTTAATATTGGATTTTCAGCTGCTACAGGTCAATTCGGAGAACGACACCAACTTCAATCCTGGGAATTCAATTCTAGTTTGAATTTCCAGGGAGAAAATAGACAGAGTTCAAAGAGGACCAGAATAATAGTTGGTGTTGCAGTTTCAGTATGCGTCCTAGCAGGTGGGGCAATCGCCGGAATCTTGATTTCTTTCAGGAAGAGGACGAAGAAACAGATGATGGTGAGGAGAGAAGGACACACAAGGAACTTGACGTCAATCAATGAAGACCTTGAAAGAAGAGCTGGACCACGAAGATTTTCTTACGAGTATCTTGCTTCAGCTACAAATAATTTTTC
This genomic interval from Manihot esculenta cultivar AM560-2 chromosome 12, M.esculenta_v8, whole genome shotgun sequence contains the following:
- the LOC110627509 gene encoding L-type lectin-domain containing receptor kinase IX.1, producing the protein MHLLVFFFFLQLLPLAISVHFNIPRFGPELSNLLYHGDAKPSSGGIVELISNYDYTCRVGWAIYAERIMLWDSTTGKLSDFTSHFSFNIDTRGLSRYGHGLAFFLGPVGFEIPPNSAGGFMGLFNTSTMDSPQSQIVMVEFDSFPNPEWDPKPLVEHVGINNNSLISAVHTPWNASFHSGDTADVWVTYNANTKNLSVFWTYKRTSNAQENTGLFYIIDLKEVLPEWVNIGFSAATGQFGERHQLQSWEFNSSLNFQGENRQSSKRTRIIVGVAVSVCVLAGGAIAGILISFRKRTKKQMMVRREGHTRNLTSINEDLERRAGPRRFSYEYLASATNNFSDERTLGKGGFGAVYKGYLIDMDLAIAVKKISRGSRQGKKEYITEVKTIGQLRHRNLVQLLGWCHDRGEFLLVYEFMPNGSLDAHLFGERRPLTWAVRYKISLGLASALLYLHEEWEQCVVHRDVKSSNVMLDSNFNAKLGDFGLARLTDHEVGPQTTGLAGTLGYLAPEYISTRRASKESDVYSFGVVALEIASGRRAIDHSDQDHEMNLVEWVWELYGHGNLQLAADKELHMDYEERQVECLMIIGLWCAHPDHNLRPSIRQAIQVLNFEAPLPKLPAKMPVPTFRAPSPSVSNGQSFTTSSSGLGLGV